From a region of the uncultured Desulfatiglans sp. genome:
- a CDS encoding hypothetical protein (Evidence 5 : Unknown function) has translation MGMDIGAPSHLQEGFLANLCVRLQICLCGNPRSYMHKRLISQ, from the coding sequence ATGGGCATGGACATCGGCGCCCCTTCCCATCTGCAAGAGGGCTTTTTGGCCAATCTCTGCGTCCGTCTGCAGATTTGCTTGTGCGGCAACCCCCGGTCGTATATGCACAAACGATTGATTTCACAATAG
- a CDS encoding hypothetical protein (Evidence 5 : Unknown function) has protein sequence METGFYGEIISGMDIIYEPNSNLILTWQAQTFKVFLKLVNLLTYFDNTIIALRAGYSTVP, from the coding sequence TTGGAAACAGGGTTCTACGGGGAAATCATTTCCGGAATGGACATTATTTATGAACCAAATTCAAATTTGATATTGACTTGGCAGGCCCAGACGTTTAAAGTATTCCTTAAACTAGTTAATTTGTTAACATATTTTGACAACACCATCATCGCACTTCGGGCTGGCTATTCCACGGTACCCTGA
- a CDS encoding hypothetical protein (Evidence 5 : Unknown function) codes for MAHERVSQSLLPYLDAQNTSTMRLEFVNPVVPEPLTGEPFSVFDDSQPFARLFEARFILDESTEIKRLLLLVQRDRCLAGEDPVRPLSNPDIDRLWLTTYAHYRSQGRSAGLTVLGSQLDASQRFMPLRSLFFCQKQRIFFHPPCPSCGAPLDLCRDDSFLRGMGLSPYSGSLSRYLHCPACLQETGRTAFYAPMTDPADPLALKDGRALIRGFAQQAGPGGAAAAFPCRGCPDASECYGPSGLAVTRVVPFAFFPFFMLVFDAPSLSLIDFSALLGGAPPDDLERQARERGDYRRLRPFQPPGVRPLQEDREAFLFPDGSPRRFAEVLYLKLGLLEACLRLLRPHLETSSAPGTDFSFDRLWVDLPGSPGHLPLCWSFNLRSIGTVSSRPPLPLPLQGSAATGLQLLGLVWFQILLANRRQKPQDIYSALQEALQTLGAGPDDAFPAVARNHPDSVFSSRNIFWNRESAAGEAFAPWWERSLGVGCGLLRNSAAGAVEAALEGIERTLGELRQEIKTWLFQPEARPTAGRAAVEDPGERPREDEAICRLLQDIKAEWAARAGRERPQHWETEPPSLHAGQDAAETLAGTVVLSAAGEPSGSVPLKPPLSAEGELQSTMIIGRDKRPEPAVYPPGDRTEHGQDSQPATVVLSPDGPPDAPQPAGDRPGPAAPETGPAPEALEETVVIGRNGAPPADDWNRLSGTAAGAKPEAAPSAGAKSEDDDLMTETVILRRDKK; via the coding sequence GTGGCTCACGAGCGCGTCTCACAGTCGCTGCTTCCCTATCTCGACGCCCAGAACACCTCCACAATGCGACTGGAGTTCGTCAATCCAGTCGTGCCCGAACCCCTAACCGGGGAGCCGTTTTCGGTATTCGACGATTCCCAGCCGTTCGCACGTCTTTTCGAAGCCCGTTTCATCCTGGATGAGAGTACGGAGATCAAGCGGCTCCTCCTGCTCGTGCAGCGCGACCGCTGCCTCGCAGGCGAAGACCCCGTCCGCCCTCTCAGCAACCCGGATATCGACCGCTTGTGGCTGACAACCTACGCCCATTACCGCTCTCAGGGCCGATCGGCCGGGCTCACGGTCCTCGGCAGCCAGCTCGATGCCTCGCAGCGCTTCATGCCGCTCCGTTCGCTGTTTTTCTGCCAGAAGCAACGGATCTTCTTCCATCCCCCATGCCCGTCCTGCGGGGCGCCGCTCGACCTGTGCCGGGATGACTCGTTCCTTCGGGGGATGGGGCTGAGCCCCTACAGCGGATCCCTCTCACGCTACCTCCATTGCCCCGCCTGCCTTCAGGAAACCGGCCGGACGGCGTTCTACGCGCCGATGACGGATCCCGCCGATCCGCTCGCCTTGAAAGACGGCCGCGCACTGATCCGCGGCTTCGCTCAGCAGGCCGGCCCCGGCGGCGCAGCGGCGGCCTTTCCCTGCCGGGGCTGCCCCGACGCCTCAGAGTGCTACGGCCCCTCGGGCCTGGCCGTCACAAGAGTGGTTCCCTTTGCCTTTTTCCCGTTTTTCATGCTCGTCTTCGACGCCCCGTCCCTGAGCCTCATCGATTTTTCGGCCCTCCTTGGCGGGGCCCCGCCGGATGACCTGGAGCGGCAGGCGCGCGAACGAGGGGACTACAGAAGACTCCGGCCCTTTCAGCCTCCGGGTGTTCGGCCGCTTCAGGAAGACAGGGAGGCGTTCCTTTTCCCGGATGGATCGCCCCGCCGTTTCGCAGAGGTCCTTTACCTCAAGCTGGGTCTCCTGGAGGCATGCCTGCGCCTCCTGAGGCCGCACCTCGAAACGTCCAGCGCACCAGGCACGGACTTTTCCTTCGACCGCCTGTGGGTCGATCTCCCGGGCAGCCCCGGACATCTGCCTCTCTGCTGGTCTTTCAACCTCCGCTCGATCGGAACGGTCAGCAGCCGCCCGCCCTTGCCTCTACCGTTGCAGGGGAGCGCCGCTACCGGGCTTCAGCTGCTCGGTCTGGTCTGGTTCCAGATCCTCCTGGCCAACCGGCGGCAAAAACCACAGGACATTTACAGCGCCCTGCAGGAGGCCCTTCAGACGCTCGGCGCCGGCCCCGATGACGCCTTTCCCGCAGTTGCACGAAACCACCCGGACAGCGTCTTCTCCTCTCGAAACATCTTCTGGAATCGTGAATCCGCCGCAGGCGAAGCATTCGCCCCATGGTGGGAACGGTCCCTCGGCGTCGGCTGCGGCCTTCTTCGAAACAGCGCCGCGGGCGCTGTCGAAGCCGCCCTCGAGGGCATCGAACGGACCCTGGGCGAACTGCGGCAGGAGATCAAGACCTGGCTGTTTCAACCGGAAGCCCGCCCCACCGCCGGAAGGGCCGCGGTCGAAGACCCAGGCGAGCGCCCCCGTGAAGACGAGGCGATTTGTCGCCTTCTGCAGGATATCAAGGCCGAATGGGCCGCCCGGGCGGGGCGGGAGCGTCCGCAGCATTGGGAAACGGAGCCCCCCTCGTTGCACGCCGGACAGGATGCAGCCGAAACCCTGGCCGGGACCGTGGTCCTTTCAGCAGCCGGGGAACCGTCCGGGAGCGTCCCACTAAAACCTCCCCTCTCAGCGGAGGGCGAACTCCAGTCGACGATGATCATCGGCCGGGACAAAAGGCCGGAGCCCGCCGTTTATCCCCCGGGAGATCGAACGGAACATGGGCAGGATTCGCAACCGGCGACCGTCGTGCTTTCCCCCGACGGTCCACCGGACGCCCCGCAGCCCGCGGGGGACAGACCGGGTCCCGCGGCCCCGGAAACCGGCCCGGCGCCGGAGGCTCTCGAGGAGACCGTGGTGATCGGCCGGAACGGAGCACCCCCTGCAGACGACTGGAACCGCCTCTCCGGCACCGCTGCCGGAGCGAAGCCAGAGGCGGCTCCCTCAGCCGGGGCAAAATCCGAGGACGACGACCTCATGACCGAAACGGTGATCCTGCGCAGGGACAAAAAATAA
- a CDS encoding conserved hypothetical protein (Evidence 4 : Unknown function but conserved in other organisms), producing the protein MDQKRSSKDDHAMGPTALVGAIRAIYRQGPEQARTRIEAMLTAELGGYPYEVQEKSLADLTAAFLPREERPAAGALETTTLRRVVALILGREPEADMPAEELVKRLAESVNKLFDLINEVVRSIDLHLAPGGGEETIRHVIGSEIAGAGGARSIEGYLGQIKRAFMIAQEASKRTAVEQVGGILQALDPEALSKSGGGGLRFGPLRKAELFGLYEEHFRQCRQWFESNRFMEDWIRGFERNCAKITAEQDGGSH; encoded by the coding sequence ATGGATCAGAAAAGGTCATCCAAAGACGATCACGCAATGGGACCGACAGCACTGGTCGGAGCTATCCGGGCCATTTACCGGCAGGGTCCTGAACAGGCGCGCACGCGCATCGAGGCGATGCTCACGGCGGAACTGGGCGGCTATCCCTACGAGGTTCAGGAGAAGTCACTCGCCGATCTGACCGCAGCATTCCTTCCGCGCGAAGAGCGGCCGGCCGCCGGCGCCCTGGAAACAACGACCCTCCGGAGGGTCGTAGCCCTGATCCTCGGCAGGGAGCCGGAGGCGGACATGCCGGCCGAGGAGTTGGTGAAACGCCTCGCCGAATCCGTGAACAAGCTCTTCGACCTCATCAACGAGGTGGTCCGCTCCATCGATCTTCATCTGGCGCCCGGCGGGGGAGAAGAGACGATTCGGCACGTCATCGGCTCGGAGATAGCCGGGGCCGGCGGCGCCAGGTCGATCGAAGGCTACCTCGGTCAGATCAAACGCGCCTTCATGATCGCCCAGGAAGCCTCCAAACGGACGGCTGTCGAGCAGGTGGGCGGCATCCTTCAGGCCCTCGACCCCGAGGCCCTCTCGAAAAGCGGCGGAGGGGGGCTTCGATTCGGCCCCCTGCGCAAGGCCGAACTCTTCGGACTCTATGAGGAGCATTTTCGGCAATGTCGGCAATGGTTTGAATCGAATCGGTTCATGGAAGACTGGATACGGGGCTTCGAACGGAATTGCGCAAAGATAACGGCAGAACAAGACGGAGGTTCGCATTGA
- the tssJ gene encoding Type VI secretion system outer membrane lipoprotein TssJ, producing MKQRIAWIGAGVLLWGIIAGLAGCASSPPLPPSPPEFTYEEEAIELYIKADPRLNLYDGLPHTLLLCVYQLRDPNSFHQLADQPGGIYKLLECAPFDASVAAAKRLIVHPDQDLKYPLDRAEGARYVAVVAGYYALQKGNIIRLFDVPVVVEKPEAKGRQPVSRPAHLTVELDLGSERIEDRPANDAPPKTP from the coding sequence TTGAAACAGAGGATTGCATGGATTGGTGCCGGAGTTCTTCTCTGGGGCATTATCGCGGGTCTTGCAGGATGCGCTTCGAGCCCGCCGCTGCCCCCCTCTCCACCCGAATTCACCTACGAAGAAGAGGCGATCGAACTCTACATCAAAGCCGATCCCCGCCTGAATTTGTACGACGGGCTGCCGCACACGCTTCTGCTCTGCGTCTATCAGTTGAGGGATCCCAACAGTTTCCACCAGCTTGCCGACCAGCCGGGGGGCATCTACAAACTCCTCGAGTGCGCCCCCTTCGACGCGAGCGTCGCCGCGGCCAAACGCCTGATCGTTCACCCCGATCAGGATCTCAAATATCCCCTGGACCGGGCCGAGGGGGCCCGGTACGTCGCGGTCGTAGCAGGATACTACGCCCTCCAGAAGGGAAACATCATCCGCCTCTTCGATGTCCCCGTGGTCGTGGAAAAACCGGAGGCGAAAGGCCGGCAGCCGGTGTCCCGGCCTGCTCATCTGACCGTCGAGCTGGACCTGGGCTCCGAACGGATCGAAGATCGACCGGCAAACGATGCTCCACCGAAAACCCCTTGA
- a CDS encoding Type VI secretion protein, VC_A0114 family: protein MDRPLFWHQGLFLQPQHFQLADRHAGTLLQPFHRFLQPDFWGVGDIEIAEAALGNLTFELTRGEFIFPDRTHAVFPGNALIEGRSFEEAWVNGGKPLTVYVGLRQWNESGENVTVLPRIERLSEITTRFTAPVDPDEIQDLHQQGPSGQVKRLHYVLRIFWEPEISRLGGYALVPVARLERRAEKVVLDEAFFPPCLAVTACAPLLATVREIRDQLAARGRQLEAYKRDRGIHSAEFGARDMVYLLALRSLNRYVPLLFHLTEAEPVHPWQVYALLRQLVGELSSFSGEINALGEGPGGTRLLPPYDHRNLGPCFSAARSLITRLLDEITAGPEYVLQVLFDGTYFAAELPPAIFEGRMRYYLVFETEADPQTVLRSLETAAKIGSRETLPILIARALPGVRLAHLPAPPQELPRRARALYFQIDHHSDQWLPVQKNRNLALYWDQAPEDLKIELMVTGRR, encoded by the coding sequence ATGGACAGACCCCTTTTCTGGCACCAGGGCCTTTTCCTGCAGCCGCAGCATTTTCAACTCGCGGATCGGCACGCCGGGACCTTGCTCCAGCCGTTCCACCGCTTCCTGCAGCCTGACTTCTGGGGGGTCGGTGACATCGAAATCGCAGAGGCCGCCCTTGGAAACCTGACCTTCGAACTGACGCGGGGAGAATTCATCTTTCCCGACCGGACGCACGCGGTCTTCCCCGGCAACGCCCTGATCGAAGGCCGATCCTTCGAGGAGGCCTGGGTGAACGGGGGAAAGCCCCTCACGGTCTACGTCGGCCTCAGGCAATGGAATGAATCCGGTGAAAACGTGACGGTGCTGCCGCGCATCGAACGGCTTTCGGAGATCACCACCCGCTTCACGGCCCCGGTCGACCCGGACGAGATCCAGGACCTGCATCAGCAAGGTCCGAGCGGGCAGGTCAAGCGGCTCCACTATGTCCTGCGCATCTTCTGGGAACCGGAGATCAGCCGGCTCGGAGGCTACGCGCTGGTCCCGGTGGCGAGGCTCGAACGGCGCGCGGAGAAGGTCGTTCTGGACGAGGCATTCTTCCCGCCCTGTCTCGCCGTGACAGCCTGCGCCCCCTTGCTGGCAACGGTGCGCGAGATCCGCGATCAACTCGCGGCGCGCGGCCGCCAGCTGGAGGCCTACAAGCGCGACCGGGGCATCCATTCGGCCGAATTCGGGGCCCGGGACATGGTCTACCTGCTGGCGCTGCGATCCCTCAACCGCTACGTGCCGCTTCTCTTCCACCTGACCGAGGCCGAGCCCGTTCACCCCTGGCAAGTCTACGCCCTCCTGCGCCAACTGGTAGGAGAGCTCTCCTCCTTTTCGGGCGAGATCAACGCGCTGGGCGAGGGGCCCGGGGGGACCCGACTCCTGCCCCCCTACGACCACCGCAACCTCGGGCCCTGTTTCTCGGCCGCACGCTCACTGATCACGCGCCTTCTGGACGAAATCACGGCCGGGCCGGAATATGTCCTGCAGGTCCTCTTCGACGGAACCTATTTCGCAGCTGAACTGCCGCCGGCCATCTTCGAGGGCCGCATGCGCTACTACCTGGTCTTCGAGACCGAAGCCGACCCTCAGACCGTGCTCCGCTCTCTCGAGACGGCCGCCAAAATCGGTTCGCGCGAAACGCTGCCGATCCTGATCGCCCGCGCCCTGCCGGGGGTCCGGCTGGCCCATCTGCCGGCCCCGCCGCAGGAACTGCCCCGGCGTGCAAGGGCCCTCTACTTCCAGATCGACCACCACAGCGACCAGTGGCTCCCGGTGCAGAAGAACCGCAACCTCGCCCTTTACTGGGATCAAGCCCCGGAAGACCTCAAGATCGAGCTGATGGTGACGGGGAGGAGATGA
- the tssL gene encoding Type VI secretion system inner membrane protein TssL, with the protein MRLTDCFMELIAYVAYFIRGDTIRQASFEQVRADIQRLISGAEARFDSGSFTREDYDLARFAVFAWIDEVILSSQWPERQRWQGEQLQRIHYQTADAGEGFFERLNMLGPHQSEVREVYYLCLAMGFMGRYCHEGDEYLLEQLKATNLKVLSGSSMALPSLEDRELFPEAYPPETETMAAPARAAGRLPFFTLACIGCPVILYAGLFLIYRFILSSVSVNVLSAVQ; encoded by the coding sequence ATGCGTTTGACCGATTGCTTCATGGAACTGATCGCCTATGTCGCCTATTTCATCCGGGGCGACACCATCCGACAGGCCTCCTTCGAGCAGGTGCGGGCCGACATCCAGCGTCTGATCTCAGGGGCCGAGGCCCGCTTCGACAGCGGATCCTTCACGCGAGAGGACTACGATCTGGCGCGCTTTGCCGTCTTTGCCTGGATCGACGAGGTGATCCTCAGTTCGCAATGGCCGGAACGGCAGCGCTGGCAGGGGGAGCAGCTGCAGCGCATCCACTACCAGACCGCCGACGCGGGCGAAGGCTTCTTCGAGCGGCTGAATATGCTCGGGCCTCATCAGTCGGAGGTCCGCGAGGTCTACTATCTGTGTCTGGCCATGGGCTTCATGGGGCGGTATTGCCATGAAGGGGACGAATACCTCCTCGAGCAGTTGAAAGCCACCAACCTGAAAGTCCTCTCCGGCAGTTCCATGGCACTGCCCAGCCTGGAAGACCGGGAGCTGTTCCCCGAGGCCTATCCGCCCGAGACGGAGACCATGGCGGCCCCTGCGCGGGCAGCCGGGCGTCTGCCCTTTTTCACCCTCGCCTGTATCGGGTGTCCGGTCATCCTGTATGCCGGACTGTTTCTGATCTACCGTTTCATCCTGAGCAGCGTCAGCGTAAACGTCCTCAGCGCGGTGCAGTAA
- the tssM gene encoding Type VI secretion system ATPase and inner membrane protein TssM, producing MKRLLKGFLVILAVLLVVLVVAGLVLTLDWPWWVGIFILVGLAGVWLGFVFLEKVLLRQREERFVQQVIAQDDAYLKGLSDQERDQAREVQERWREAVTALKQSHLKKLGNPLYVLPWYLVIGESGSGKTTAIQSARLSAPFAEMTRTSGLSGTRNCDWWFFDQAVIIDTAGRYAIPVDEGRDKEEWTRFLAQLAKFRKKEPLNGLVVSLPADKLLQGDTARLEEDGRAIRRRADELMRVLGARFPVYVLVTKCDLIQGMTQFCDQLPEKAQQQAMGFVNRDLKAGVEDFLGRAMQTIGTRLRELRLLLLHRGGTRAVDPALLLFPEEFEGLTPGLTAFLKAAFQQNPYQETPILRGLFFSSGCQEGSPYSHFLQALGLIASREVLPGTSRGLFLHDFFSRILPKDRRLFAPTQRALDWRRLTRNLGLSAWVALVLAACGLLSFSFVRNLSSLRHIAHEFTAPAVIRGDTVTDLATLERFRQAALRVEDQNRNWWIPRMGLPDSKKVELQLKAHFCRQFRKGLLDPLDHTESETVMRFSAATPGQIIGPHVVHLVRRILLIKARQAGEDLEALEARPQPGYAALLPAAGPHLPEEAVDEGFALLYLHYLVWSSRSEDFNQEIGDLQRLLQHALTHEGARLDWLTDYVDTRTALSPVKLKDFWGESLAGADSPAVPPCFTRQGKAFIEGLIADIENALPDPARLAGRKTAFLTAYAADYLRSWQAFGAAFRQGEAGLEAGEPRRTAAALMGSDQGPYFNLLSRMAEELGPFSERRDDTGWPDALLAFRNVRVLADKEALAEESPGLSKAAKKGKDLIGRLEETFSRGEDDPSLRSMMTAASALRDYRAALMEITPVSASRLVAYQTAAQVFSEDPAMSKSPLVAAQNAYARLKAAMATAGAGSGSGSGLVWDLVKGPFDYLWTYVRMETACHLQDLWEQQVLVEVEGISDLQRVNELLLGDGGYALQYVKGPAAPFLGRSLDRGYYSKRVMGEAIPFEGAFLSFLTRGARTARPIEQSYAVTIKGLPTDTNPEAHIRPHATRLELQCAAQTFSLANFQFPITKVFKWEPQTCGDVVFTIEVGTLSLVKTYTGNLAFAQFLRDFNRGERTFRPDEFPREASALKQMGISFIRARYQFSGHGAAVKLLAAGPGRAPRTIVRCWDR from the coding sequence ATGAAAAGACTCCTCAAAGGGTTTCTCGTCATTCTCGCGGTCCTTCTGGTCGTCCTCGTGGTGGCCGGCCTGGTCCTGACCCTCGACTGGCCCTGGTGGGTGGGGATCTTCATCCTCGTCGGGCTGGCAGGCGTCTGGCTCGGATTCGTCTTTCTCGAGAAGGTGCTGCTGCGCCAGCGCGAGGAGCGCTTCGTTCAGCAGGTCATCGCCCAGGACGATGCCTATCTGAAGGGGCTATCCGACCAGGAGCGGGATCAGGCGCGGGAGGTCCAGGAGCGCTGGCGGGAAGCCGTGACCGCCCTCAAGCAGTCCCACCTCAAAAAGCTCGGCAACCCGCTCTATGTCCTGCCCTGGTACCTGGTCATCGGAGAAAGCGGTTCCGGCAAGACCACGGCCATCCAAAGCGCCCGGCTTTCAGCGCCCTTTGCGGAAATGACGCGCACCTCGGGCCTGTCCGGCACCCGCAACTGCGACTGGTGGTTTTTCGACCAGGCGGTGATCATCGACACCGCCGGACGCTACGCCATCCCCGTGGACGAGGGACGGGACAAGGAGGAGTGGACGCGCTTCCTGGCCCAATTGGCCAAGTTCCGCAAGAAGGAGCCCCTGAACGGGTTGGTGGTGAGCCTGCCCGCGGACAAGCTGCTTCAGGGCGACACGGCGCGGCTCGAGGAGGACGGCCGGGCCATCCGGCGCCGTGCCGACGAGCTCATGCGCGTGCTCGGGGCCCGTTTCCCGGTGTACGTGCTCGTCACCAAATGCGACCTGATCCAGGGGATGACCCAATTCTGCGACCAGCTCCCGGAAAAGGCCCAACAACAGGCCATGGGGTTTGTCAACCGTGATCTGAAGGCCGGCGTAGAAGACTTCCTCGGCCGGGCCATGCAGACGATCGGCACACGCCTGCGGGAACTGCGCCTGCTGCTGCTTCACCGGGGCGGCACCCGTGCGGTGGACCCGGCGCTCCTCCTGTTTCCGGAGGAATTCGAGGGCTTGACGCCCGGACTCACGGCCTTTCTGAAGGCCGCTTTCCAGCAAAACCCCTACCAGGAGACCCCCATCCTGCGCGGCCTCTTTTTCAGCAGCGGCTGCCAGGAAGGAAGCCCCTATTCCCACTTCCTCCAGGCCCTGGGACTCATCGCATCGCGCGAGGTGCTGCCCGGGACCAGCCGCGGGCTGTTCCTACACGATTTCTTCTCGCGGATCCTGCCAAAGGATCGCCGCCTCTTCGCGCCCACCCAGCGTGCACTCGACTGGCGCCGTCTCACCCGAAATCTCGGCCTGAGCGCCTGGGTCGCGCTCGTGCTGGCCGCTTGCGGTCTGCTCAGCTTTTCGTTTGTGCGCAACCTCTCGAGCCTGCGGCACATCGCGCACGAATTCACAGCCCCTGCAGTTATCCGGGGGGACACCGTCACCGACCTCGCCACCCTGGAGCGCTTCCGGCAGGCCGCCCTGCGGGTGGAAGACCAGAATCGCAACTGGTGGATCCCCCGGATGGGTCTGCCCGACAGCAAGAAGGTCGAACTGCAGCTGAAGGCGCATTTCTGCAGGCAATTCCGGAAAGGCCTCCTCGACCCGCTCGACCACACCGAATCAGAAACGGTGATGCGCTTTTCCGCCGCCACGCCCGGGCAGATCATCGGGCCCCATGTCGTTCATCTGGTGCGGCGGATCCTCCTTATCAAAGCGCGGCAAGCCGGAGAGGATCTCGAGGCGCTCGAGGCCCGGCCCCAACCGGGCTATGCCGCACTTCTGCCGGCAGCCGGACCGCATCTGCCAGAGGAAGCCGTGGACGAGGGGTTCGCTCTTCTCTACCTCCACTATCTGGTGTGGTCTTCCAGGAGTGAGGACTTCAACCAGGAGATAGGCGACCTGCAGCGTCTGCTCCAGCACGCCCTCACCCATGAAGGGGCGCGGCTCGACTGGCTGACGGATTACGTCGACACCCGCACCGCGCTTTCCCCGGTCAAGCTCAAGGATTTCTGGGGGGAGAGTCTGGCCGGGGCCGACTCCCCCGCCGTGCCCCCCTGCTTCACCCGCCAAGGCAAGGCCTTCATCGAGGGCCTGATCGCAGACATCGAGAACGCCCTGCCGGACCCGGCGCGGCTCGCCGGCCGGAAGACCGCTTTCCTGACCGCCTATGCTGCGGACTATCTCCGTAGCTGGCAGGCCTTTGGCGCGGCCTTCCGTCAGGGGGAAGCCGGCCTCGAGGCCGGCGAACCCCGCCGGACGGCGGCGGCGTTGATGGGAAGCGACCAGGGGCCCTATTTCAACCTCCTTTCGCGGATGGCCGAAGAGCTGGGGCCTTTCTCCGAGCGGCGGGACGACACCGGATGGCCAGACGCGCTGCTCGCCTTCCGGAATGTGCGCGTCCTGGCGGACAAGGAGGCCCTTGCCGAAGAGAGCCCCGGTCTTTCCAAGGCCGCGAAAAAGGGCAAAGACCTGATCGGGAGGCTCGAAGAGACATTCAGCCGGGGAGAAGACGACCCGTCGCTGCGGTCGATGATGACGGCCGCCTCGGCCCTGCGTGATTATCGCGCCGCCCTGATGGAGATCACCCCCGTCTCGGCCTCGCGCCTCGTCGCCTACCAGACGGCCGCCCAGGTCTTCAGCGAAGACCCGGCAATGAGCAAATCCCCGCTCGTGGCAGCCCAGAACGCCTACGCACGGCTCAAGGCCGCGATGGCGACGGCGGGCGCCGGATCCGGGTCCGGCTCCGGACTCGTCTGGGACCTGGTCAAGGGCCCTTTCGACTATCTTTGGACGTATGTCCGGATGGAAACCGCCTGCCATCTGCAGGACTTGTGGGAACAACAGGTGCTGGTGGAAGTCGAAGGCATTTCCGACCTGCAGCGGGTCAATGAGCTGCTCCTCGGCGACGGGGGTTATGCCCTGCAGTATGTCAAAGGACCCGCGGCCCCTTTTCTCGGACGAAGCCTCGACAGGGGCTACTACTCCAAACGGGTGATGGGCGAAGCCATTCCCTTCGAGGGCGCATTCCTCTCCTTCCTTACCCGCGGGGCCCGCACCGCCAGACCGATCGAACAGAGCTATGCGGTCACCATCAAAGGCCTGCCCACGGACACCAACCCGGAGGCGCACATCCGCCCCCATGCCACGCGCCTGGAACTGCAGTGCGCAGCCCAGACCTTCAGCCTGGCGAACTTTCAGTTTCCGATCACCAAGGTTTTCAAGTGGGAACCCCAAACCTGCGGCGACGTCGTCTTTACCATCGAGGTGGGGACCCTGAGCCTGGTCAAGACCTACACGGGCAACCTGGCCTTTGCTCAGTTTCTGAGGGATTTCAACAGGGGAGAGCGCACGTTCCGGCCGGATGAATTCCCGCGGGAGGCATCCGCCCTCAAGCAGATGGGGATCAGCTTCATCCGCGCCCGGTACCAGTTCAGCGGTCATGGCGCCGCTGTCAAACTGCTGGCTGCGGGCCCGGGACGGGCGCCGAGGACCATCGTGCGGTGCTGGGATCGATGA
- a CDS encoding hypothetical protein (Evidence 5 : Unknown function) → MKPRTLWQWTAAGKHPVARDFIEAGSPTQLSKAFSDWIAQGYHRLGESETRRLVHQSWRFWAGAGNRKDIACGLIKDSSDTLGRPYPLLILGTGPLNRWQERWPSLLIEFREMYMQMEGLASRRFAGFKPFEEAVRGLPASGPRSSTGSTEGGKGMTESGGEPADVPAEPDIQAWRAETGGTAYVLPLQSRISGGEEQTARRRLLGLRAVLAESPQAVFAGGSPDRVFLAVFLRGLTPADFARLWLLPLEERPSHGPVVSR, encoded by the coding sequence ATGAAACCTCGAACCCTGTGGCAATGGACCGCCGCCGGGAAGCACCCGGTGGCCAGGGACTTCATAGAGGCAGGCTCCCCGACGCAGCTTTCAAAGGCCTTTTCCGATTGGATCGCTCAAGGCTACCATCGCCTTGGAGAGTCGGAGACCAGGCGGCTGGTCCACCAGTCCTGGCGATTCTGGGCGGGGGCAGGGAACCGGAAGGACATCGCCTGCGGCCTCATCAAAGACAGCAGCGACACGCTCGGAAGGCCCTATCCGCTCTTGATCCTCGGCACCGGGCCGTTGAATCGGTGGCAGGAACGCTGGCCTTCCCTGCTGATCGAATTCAGAGAGATGTACATGCAGATGGAAGGGTTGGCGAGCCGCCGGTTCGCCGGCTTCAAACCCTTCGAGGAGGCCGTCCGGGGCCTTCCGGCCTCCGGACCTCGGTCGAGCACCGGGTCGACCGAAGGCGGCAAAGGGATGACCGAGTCGGGGGGCGAACCTGCGGATGTTCCTGCTGAGCCGGATATTCAGGCATGGCGGGCGGAAACCGGTGGAACGGCCTATGTCCTGCCGCTCCAAAGCAGGATCTCCGGTGGTGAGGAGCAGACCGCCCGCCGGCGGCTCCTCGGATTGAGGGCGGTTCTGGCCGAAAGCCCCCAGGCCGTTTTCGCCGGCGGAAGCCCGGATCGCGTGTTTTTAGCCGTTTTCCTGCGGGGTCTGACACCCGCCGACTTTGCGCGCTTGTGGCTTTTACCTTTGGAGGAAAGACCATCCCATGGACCCGTGGTCTCTCGGTAA